The following coding sequences are from one Carcharodon carcharias isolate sCarCar2 chromosome 13, sCarCar2.pri, whole genome shotgun sequence window:
- the LOC121286090 gene encoding histone H2B 5-like, whose amino-acid sequence MPTIAVSISTTAVGAKASVSKKGSKKMVMKMSRKGSRKHRDIFERVAGEASRLVHYTRQQTICSRDIQSTVCLLLPGELAKHAISEGTKAVTKYTSSK is encoded by the exons ATGCCGACCATCGCTGTTTCCATCAGCACCACAGCTGTCGGCGCCAAGGCCTCCGTCTCCAAGAAAGGCTCGAAGAAAATGGTGATGAAAATGTCCAGAAAGGGCAGCAGGAAGCACAG AGACATCTTCGAGCGGGTCGCCGGTGAGGCTTCCCGCCTGGTCCATTACACCAGGCAGCAGACTATCTGCTCCCGGGACATCCAGAGCACTGTCTGCCTCCtgctgccaggggaactggccaaacacgcCATCTCTGAGGGCACCAAGGCAGTcaccaagtacaccagctccaagtag